In Fibrobacter succinogenes, the DNA window AAACTTGTTTTTTCCTGGAATTTTCTCCTTCTTTGTGTCTGGCGCTTTTGCCGGCAATATTGAGTATCACCTGAATAAGTCCGCAAATCCAACCAATGACGAGCGCGAAGCTTATGCGCTTATCGAGGCCGCTATGGATTCGGCGGTTTTCCTGTACAACAAGTATTCTGACCTTTCCAAGCACATCGAAGTTTATTACAGCACGGGCGTTCCGACTGCAGAAGCAAGCAGCAATGGCGACCTTCGTTTTGGCAAGGATCGCAATTATATGTTTGTAGGTACAGCCATGCACGAGATGGCGCATACGCTTGGCATGGGCACGACTTCGGCTTACCAGTCGATGATGAGCGGGGGTGTGTTCAAGGGCGAAAAAGCTCAAAAGGTTATCAAGGAAATTGATGGGCCGGATGCTGTGCTCAAAGGCGATAGCCAGCACTTTTGGCCGTACGGGCTCAATTACCGTAGCGAAGTCAAGTCCGAACAGGATTTAATCAATCACGTGAAAGTCGTGAATGCGATGTACCAAGACATTTTTAAGGAAGCGTTCTACAAAAATGTCAAGTTCAAGTCGGCGGTTGGTCCCGACTTTAAATGCATGGGAATGACGTCGGATAATGCTTTGCAGCTGATGGATTGCATGGATAAGGGTACAGAAATCAAGCTTTATTCTGTTGGCGATAATCCGGTAGCGTATCGTTTTGAATTCGGGAAGCGCGTG includes these proteins:
- a CDS encoding RICIN domain-containing protein yields the protein MNIFVRNLFFPGIFSFFVSGAFAGNIEYHLNKSANPTNDEREAYALIEAAMDSAVFLYNKYSDLSKHIEVYYSTGVPTAEASSNGDLRFGKDRNYMFVGTAMHEMAHTLGMGTTSAYQSMMSGGVFKGEKAQKVIKEIDGPDAVLKGDSQHFWPYGLNYRSEVKSEQDLINHVKVVNAMYQDIFKEAFYKNVKFKSAVGPDFKCMGMTSDNALQLMDCMDKGTEIKLYSVGDNPVAYRFEFGKRVLDVPNESTAAGVVLGTYHWNGGDHQKFILEGAPVNMTNAFYLKNLKSSLYLEAKDGKVVQNRKVNSDEFVWQMVELKDQGDSTDKPVSIAKRKAQRQELNESMPSRLFDALGRAAGQIRRGVTSGILKRN